One Streptomyces umbrinus genomic window, CGTCTTCTTCGCCGCACGCGCGCTCGCGGTCGGCGACTGTCCGTTCGTCGTCTTGTCGCTTGCTCCAGCCATGCGCGCCGGGTATCCAGCCCCACGGTCGGCAAACAGCGACCCTCGTCGCACGGACGGCGCCCCGCGTACAGAACAGACGGCGGCCCGCGGACCGAAATGCGAAATCACGTCCAAGGCCGTGTTTCACCCGGCGGATCGCGCCTACCGGTACTACATGGTCCAGTCGATGCGCGAGACAGAACGAAAGTACGCCGTCCCTTCGTCCTCCGACACGTCCTGGCTGTCCGATGCCTCCTGGCTGTCCCGGTTGGCGCGTGTGGAAGGTGTCACGGCGGTCGTCGACCGGGGCGCCGAGGAGTTGGACGCGGTCTACTACGACACCGCCGACCTTCGCCTGTCCGGTACTTCGGCCACGCTGCGCCGCAGGACCGGCGGCTCCGACGCCGGGTGGCATCTCAAGCTGCCGTTGCCGGGCGACAGTCGGGAGGAGATCCAGTCGGCTCTGACCGACGCCGACGCCGACGCCGCTGCCGACACGGACACGTACGCCGTCCCGGACGCCATGCTCGACCTGACCGTCTCCCGCACGCGCGGGGTACGACTGACCCCGGTGGTTCGTATCCGCTCGACCCGCGAGGTGCGGCATCTTGTCGACGCCGAGGGCACTCTCCGTGCCGCGCTGAACATCGACATGGTTCGCGCGGAGTCCCTGCGCGCGGAGGGCAGGCGTACCGCGTGGAACGAGGTGGAGGTGGAGCTGGCCGAGGGCGCCGATCCAGCTCTGCTGGACGCCGTGGACAGGAAGCTGCGCAAGAAGGGCATCGCTCGCGCGCAGTCCCCGTCGAAGCTGGCCCGGGCCCTCGACGAGACGGCGCCCGCCGCCCGAGCCGTTGGCGCCGACCAGTCCGGCGACCTGGACCTGAATCCCGGTTCGGCCGGCGAGCAGGTCCTCGCGTACGTGCGCGAACAGATCCGAATCCTCACCGCCCTGGACCCGGCTGTACGACGCGACCGGCCCGACTCGGTGCACAAGATGCGTGTCGCCTGCCGCCGTCTGCGCAGTTGTCTGCGCACGTACCGGTCGGTCCTGGACCGCGATGTCACGGACCCGATCCGGGCCGAACTGAAGTGGCTGGCGGGCGAGTTGGGCGCCGAGCGCGATCAGGAAGTACTGATGGAGCGCCTCACCCACCGGATCCATGTCCTGCCCGATGAGCTCGTTCTCGGGCCCGTCGTGGCGCGGCTGCAGACGTGGAACGTCGCCCGTGGCACCGAGTCCCGTCAGCGCACTCTCGATGCCCTGGGCTCGCGCCGCTACCTGACCCTGCTCGACTCCCTCGCCACGCTGGTGGAACAGCCTCCGCTGCGGGCCAAGGCCCGCAAGAAGGCCGGCAAGGTCATGGCCAGGGCCGTCCTCAAGGAGTACGACCGCCTGGCCGGGCGCATGGCCCCCGCTCTGGACCTGTCGCCCGGCCCGAAGCGCGACGTGGCGCTGCACGAGGCCCGCAAGGCGGCGAAGAAGGTGCGCTACGCGGGCGAGGTGGCCCGTCCTGCCCTCGGCAAACCGGCCAAGCGTCTGGGCAAGCGGGTCAAGGCGGTGCAGAAGGTCCTCGGCGATCATCAGGACAGCGTGGTCGCCCGCGGCACGATCAGGGATCAGGCCGTGACGGCCCAGGCGGTGGGCGAAGCCGGCTTCACCTGGGGTCTGCTGTACGGCACGGAGCAGGCCGTCGCCCACGCCAGGGAACGGGAGGTGCCCGCGGCGTGGGAGAGCGCCTCGGCGCCCGCGCTGCGCAAGCGGCTCCGTCAGTGACGGATGGTTCGAGGGGTTGCCTACCAGGTGACGGGGAGTTGGGAAACGCTGCAGACCCGGCTTCCGCTGGTCCAGGTGAGTTCCTGGGCGCTGCTCGCGAGCGCGAGGTCGGGGAATTCCCGGATCAACGAACCGATGGCGACTTGCAGTTCGACGCGCGCGAGGTTCGCGCCCAGACAGAAGTGGGGCCCGTGTCCGAAGGTGATGTGCTTGTTGTCGGCACGCCGGACGTCGAACGTGTCCGGGGCCGGGAAGTGTTGGGGATCGAAGTTGGCGGCCACGACCGGGGCGAGAACGCCCTGTCCCTGCCCGACAGTGCCCCCTGACGGGAGCGACAAGGTTTCGGTGGCAACCCGCAACAGTCCTCCGTGGCCGGGGACCTCCATGCGGAGGATCTCTTCGACGGCGATGTTCAGGAGCGCTGGATCGTCGCGGATCACGGAGAGTTGGTCCGGGTGCCGAAGGAGCGTGAGGATGCCGCGGCCGATGACGTTGCCGGTGGTCTCGTGTCCCGCGATGATCAGCCCTCGGACCATGCGGGCCAGCTCGACTTCGTTGAGCCGGTCGTCCGCGTCGTGGGCGTCGATGAGAGCGTCGAGCAGATCCTGGCCCGGGGCCCGGCGGCGCGCGGCGATCAGGGCGTCGACGTACGCGGCGAACTCCGCGCCGGCTTTGGTGCGTTCCGGTGCGTCGGCGGTGCTCGTGGACAGGAACAGGTCCGACCAGTTGCGGAAGTGAGGGCTGTCCTGGGCCGGTACGCCGAGCAGTGTGCAGATGATGTCGATCGGCAGCGGGAACGCGAAGGCCGTCATCAGGTCTGTCGGGCGTGACCCGGCGCGCATCTCCGCGAGGAGTTCGTCCGCGACGGTCTGGATGCGGGGGCGCCAGCTCTCGGCCCGCCGAGGGGTGAAGGCCGCTTGAACGATGCGCCGCAGCCGCGTGTGTTCGGGCGGGTCCATGTTGACCAGCGCGTTCGGATCGTCGGAGAAGTCGGCGGCGGCCAGCATGCGCGGCGCGCCCGCGTAGCGCAGAT contains:
- a CDS encoding CYTH and CHAD domain-containing protein, yielding MVQSMRETERKYAVPSSSDTSWLSDASWLSRLARVEGVTAVVDRGAEELDAVYYDTADLRLSGTSATLRRRTGGSDAGWHLKLPLPGDSREEIQSALTDADADAAADTDTYAVPDAMLDLTVSRTRGVRLTPVVRIRSTREVRHLVDAEGTLRAALNIDMVRAESLRAEGRRTAWNEVEVELAEGADPALLDAVDRKLRKKGIARAQSPSKLARALDETAPAARAVGADQSGDLDLNPGSAGEQVLAYVREQIRILTALDPAVRRDRPDSVHKMRVACRRLRSCLRTYRSVLDRDVTDPIRAELKWLAGELGAERDQEVLMERLTHRIHVLPDELVLGPVVARLQTWNVARGTESRQRTLDALGSRRYLTLLDSLATLVEQPPLRAKARKKAGKVMARAVLKEYDRLAGRMAPALDLSPGPKRDVALHEARKAAKKVRYAGEVARPALGKPAKRLGKRVKAVQKVLGDHQDSVVARGTIRDQAVTAQAVGEAGFTWGLLYGTEQAVAHAREREVPAAWESASAPALRKRLRQ
- a CDS encoding cytochrome P450, producing the protein MPDYELSHDGTTFPFPPGPHGSPPRDYSSRRSACPLAPVVLPSGDEALLVTTYDDVRAVLGDLRFSRNLRYAGAPRMLAAADFSDDPNALVNMDPPEHTRLRRIVQAAFTPRRAESWRPRIQTVADELLAEMRAGSRPTDLMTAFAFPLPIDIICTLLGVPAQDSPHFRNWSDLFLSTSTADAPERTKAGAEFAAYVDALIAARRRAPGQDLLDALIDAHDADDRLNEVELARMVRGLIIAGHETTGNVIGRGILTLLRHPDQLSVIRDDPALLNIAVEEILRMEVPGHGGLLRVATETLSLPSGGTVGQGQGVLAPVVAANFDPQHFPAPDTFDVRRADNKHITFGHGPHFCLGANLARVELQVAIGSLIREFPDLALASSAQELTWTSGSRVCSVSQLPVTW